The Porites lutea chromosome 7, jaPorLute2.1, whole genome shotgun sequence genome includes the window AGGAGCCCTGGTAACATACACGTTATTAATCAAAGTGAAATGTATCttatttattttggaaaattgtgTCCTCATGGATCTAAAGGGGAGGAAGGAGGGAGGGGTATGgggaaaacaaaaaatcttCAGGTCTTACGTCAATACCCATTTGGCCAGTTTATCAACTTACCTGTCATTTTACGATCAGTTTGCCGCTCATATACTTCGCACAATTCTACTTATCCAAGTACATGTAGTAGCTGGTACCATTCAAACGGATTTTGCTGCGTTCCTGCTGCTATCTGTTATTTTGGGCCGGGTATCCCAAATCCCCTGGAGTGAGGGTGGATGTCGCTGAAGCCTTCACCTTGTTTAGTACAAACATCGTTAATTTTGCTAACCTGTTTGGGACAAGAAATCTATTTTCATGACCCTAATTCACTTTTTTTCCCATTCAGAATTAAGAAgttttaccgtatttattcgattaaccgccctgggcgcttattaaatttttggaccttgagagtaggcgcttattcgaggtgggcgcttattcgaggctaggcgcttattaactttttttgcctttaggatgggcgcttattcgaagtgggcgctaattcgaggttgggcgcttattcgaataaatacagtatatACACTGTATACATGGTATTACAAAACTAGCATCACAGAAAACTAAAAGATGTTTTGGAGAAACTTTTTGGTAACACACATGTAGAGACATCTGTAGAAGGCTCATCGCCAACCTTCAcactcttttaaaaaatttaagggTTCcggtttaaaaaaaacactgttcAAGAAGCTGAACAAGCCTCGAGACGCTGAAAATCATACCTTGTTCAGCGGCACATGCCGGTCCTATGGTTCTATAGGCCAAGTAAGGCGCCAGTGCCCAGTCCACCGCGGGGCTCGCTCAACCCTATCTGGAGGAATTTGTTAGCTAAATTTTCTATTGTTATACTGCATGGGTGGATCCAGAGAATTCAGAAAAGGGTGGCCGGGACAGCTCTACTCtagatattttttattttcctgagaCAGAATTCtgtaaaaataatacaaaatttcaaaggaaaagggGTGGCCGCAGCCACCTCGGCCCACCTCAAAATCCGCCCATGTACTGCACCTCCCGGAATACAAAGATCACTAAGTGAGTCGGGTATCCTCGTTAGTTACATTGCGAATTTTTTTCCCACTGTGTGGGCCGCAAAACTGTCTCTCGCCTTATTTTTAACCCACCCTAAGATATCAAATTTAGTGAAAACATTCTGAAACTTCTCGTATGCACTGAGTCGACTGTAATGACGACTTTTTGCAGGTACGTTTGGGTGTGTAAAGGGTAGAATACGAGGACTTAAGACCCTAAGCGAATAATACCctcaaaatcagttgaaagaGCTCGAAAAGCCAGCTATTTATGATGTTAGATCATACCTTGGTAAGATGGGACGAGCAAAAACGCGACTTTTGGCTTTTCTGTGAAAGAAAAATGGATGCGACTGTCGTCACAGATCAGCAACTCCATATCCCATAatcgcgttcgtcagaacgcatcctaatccGGTGTTCCTGTGGCATAAAGGCAGAAATTTGCTTGCCTccgtgtagccgcaccctcccctCCTATGACGGGCGACTGCCGACTAGCCgcccctattaattttatcaagGGCATCCCGGCCCGGAAACTAGACACCTTTCGACTCGATTTCGTTTAGTGACGAACGCGGATTcgtaatcaatgattacctctagtAAACATTTACTATCTTATTGAGCTCAACACAGGTTAGGCTTTCAAAGTTGAAACACACAACCGTATTGCAACTTGAAAACATTGACCGAGCCAACTTTTCGAGTTAAACTACTTTGTCGAAAAATGACCAATAACCGAtaatgcctttttttctttgactgaatcATTTAATGATCATATTTCTTCTAGGGTTCCAAGTGAGGGAAAAGGTTACTGAGAATGCGCGAATAATCTAAATTATATGGAATATGGAAGTCACTATGACATAACCAGTTTAGCCCTACGTCAAAAGTGGCGTGATTGCAAGAGGAAAAATAGAACTGATGCAAGAGTAAGGTTGAAAAGATTATCTTTAAATACTGCAAAACAATATTGCAGTCAAGGAACACGATTCCAGTTACAGGAAATGCTGGTAAGTATAGCTATTCGATTCTGAGAATGCATGGTTAAAGAACGGGGTAGTTAATAAGGACTGTtatgacaacaacaaacagTCCCAAGCTGACGCCAACGCTAGCTCCGCTTGAGTGCTTTTTCTCATCATCAAACTTCACTTGCTCCAGTTTGGGATAATAGTCATTCCAAAACGACATTCTTCGAGGATAAAACGATGCCGCCATCTTGGGACTGACTTGAACCTTCAGATAAGTTCTGTGGCTAGAGTTAAACTTCCCCAGCGTAACACCGCTCACTGGTTGTGGTGTCGGATCACCCGTTCCGGCAAAGTTTGCGTACAAGGCCATGATAAACAAGCTCACGTTTCTGTCGGCCGCGTCGTAATTGAATGGCGAATTCGGCAGTAATGGGACTCCAAAGTCGTACATAATGTTGTTGGCATGGACCACACCCATCCACTCCGATCCAAAACTCACCTTTGAATGGTGGGCAAATTCGAACATGTAAACTGGAGAAACTTGGCTTTGAATGGCGGCGACCTCATGACTTGGTGCGAAGAACATTAAATCACTAAGAACGTTCACAAGTTGGCTTCGGAGTGCGTAAAGATTGCTGCTGTCAGGCCATGGGGTGTACATAAACTCCAGTGCATCGGTTATAAGGTCAGCTGTCTTTGCTCTAGAATAATATatgtgaaaataaaactttcagAAAGTTATTCATAATATTTTTAGAGCTTTTTTCAGCTTACGAGAATAGACACCAGACTCATTGCAGGCGACAAGAggaggttgttattacgcatgtgtcgcatgtatgtagccagcattcgtttgcccctccactaagaatgaatggaatgcgcAGAAGGCAATATCATCACGCgcatttggaccttctatcactcgatCGTAATCTGATGACGCGTGTCTTGACTTTCTCTAGTGTGAAACTTATGCAAAGCACAGTGATTTTGACCTATGATCGTTGTCGCAAGCACTCCattaacctttggttattactagttaatTAACTATATAGTGGATCGAATTCAGTAGCAATCAcgtgcatttttttgttttcctttgaagaCATCACTTATTTCGCACTGTGACCGAAACAGaaacttttggcgggaaaaggtTTAATTCAGTGCCACTGTCATGTGGCTTAGAACTAAGCCAAAAAGGGCGCGGGGCACGCGCGTTGTTGTGGAAAAGACTGACTGACCCGAACGTCACTGTTAATTTTCAGTAGCGTCCAGATGAGTCTATTGGGAGGTTAGAGGTCAGAGTACACAGTCACAGCATATTTTAATAGCAGATGGGGAGTGGGTGAATGAGTTTCTTAAAAATAGCGAAGAGTCTGATCTTGAATAAGTCGATGAGCGAGGAAATTTGATGTCCAATCACAGGAAACATTTACGGATCTTAACCGTTCTACTGTTATTgtctttgcctttgttttgaacttttctGCCTCACCATTTATGAGATGAGATATTTGGAAGAAAGGCTTGTTGAATGTAGTAGTAGAGAATTGGGTGGGAATTGGAAGGGTATTTTTGAGTTTTATTAGATTAGTTGGCGTGTGCATTTGAACAAGAGATAAAACGGAAAATGATTTAGGATTGCATTTTCAGAGTTAAAAACATTCTCTTTTGTAGAAAAACATAAGGTGTAAACTTACTCCTTGATTCGTGCGCTAGCGAGTTTTGTGAGGAAGGTCTTGAAGAACGTCGGACTCACTCCATTGTCCACACTCTCCGTCAGCCCAAACGATAGCTTTGCCATCAAGCCAAGAGTACCTGCAGCCTCGTCGCTGTTAAAGGTGATCATCATTGGTGCGATTTTGAAATCTTTCTTCTTTCGCAAATTCCGAGGAGTGTCATGGAGAAAGTGTTTGTCCACAACTGGAGCCCATTTCGGCTGATCGATAAACCGAAAGTTAACTGCGTCTGAAGCTTTTTGTATATCAGCAGCTTTTTTCTCCTGAAGGCAGCCAACCATGGCTTTGTGATCACTCGATGGACACTTCACTTTCTCTGCTACCTCTTTGCTGTTTCGGACACCAATCGACAGCTGTTGAATTGCAAAGGGAGCTAAATCTACGCCACTTTCCGCAATGACCCCATGGAAGAGATCTTTGGAAAGGGGCGACAAAAGATGTAGACTCACACTTAGTCCCCCGGCGCTTTCTCCAAATAAGGTAACCTTGCCGGGGTCCCCACCAAAATTGTCAATGTTTTCTTTGACCCACTTCAGTGCTTCGACCTGATCTAACATTCCAAAGTTTCCAAGGGCCTCGGAATCCCCGGTTGTAAAGAAGCCAAATGCCCCCAGACGATATTGGATCACGACTACTACCACGCCTTGTAGAGACAAAATATCACCGGGAAAGGTGACCGAGGTACCGCTATCATAGCCTCCCCCGTGAATCCAGACCATCACCGGTAAATTCAAGGTTACGTTCGGAGTGTAGATGTCAAGATACAAGCAATCTTCACTGTAAGAGAAGTTTTTAGCGAAAAGCTTGGTTAAGAACTCGAGGCCTTTGCCTTGCATGCAAAGAGCGCCATGCTCCTTCGCTTGACGAACGCGGGGTTTCCATTCCTTGGGTGGTTGTGGCGGTTTCAGCCTGAGTTTTCCCACTGGTGGAGAGGCGAACGGTACACCTAAAAACTTGTTTACAGAGTTGAAACGGGCAGAAATATTTGGGTAACGAGATATGAACCCTTCGATCTTTCCATACCTTGTTGATACTGTTACTGTCGAGACCAGAGGCAAAAACGCACATAATGCTAACAATGCCATGAACAACATTCTTCCCAATTCTTCTGCAAGAAGCTCTTAAGTCACTTTtcacaattttatgttttttttttcagcaaaaaaataCTGATTGAAGGGTCATTGAACAAAGCAACGCTTCACATACACTGCATATAATAAATGTCAAGCTTCAATGACCTTGTAGTTTGCTTGCGTGTGCGTGGAAGTTCATATATTAAACGTGAAGAGGTCACGAAAAGCATTTCTGACGTACGCTTGTGGTTCTGGAACGAGTGCACGTGGCAAAACCCTCAATTGTCAACTTAAGAAATACacaagttttaactagttttacTAATGAAGTTATCAAGGTTATAAAATGAACTCGTGTTTTTAGCGGCCATAAGCTGTTTCACCGGACATTTCTCTCACAAAGCCATGAAAAGAGCGATTTTTGTTTGAAGACCGACGGTAACAGATTGCTACAACGAAAGGAGTTGGTTGAATGCTATGGTACTAAATTAGACAATAATGATTAATCTTGAGAAAAGTGGCGCAAAACACTTACATCATGTTCTATAAAAATCATTATATCTCGTTTTAATTTCATGCCAAAtttggattttttgggggtaagatatttctttcttttattatttccaCTAGTAGTCTggcaaaaaaaccctccgacAACAAATAAATACCATTTTAACAGTCATGTCAACATTTACTATTTGTATCGCAATATCATCTCGCAAATTTGTGTGAACTCATGTTTGACTTCTTACTATACAGACAAAACTCTAACCTTCCTTCTTGCCTAAAGAGATAGACAACagaaaactttgagggaaagtgtatttttctttttcatgaacGGGCTTCAAAAGCTTTGACTTCTGGCGAAAGAGTGCAGAGCTTTCCAAAACATAATAAACAGCATCAAACTTAACTTGGGTCCTAATATCTTTGCAAACATGTAGTTCACTTTTATCACACTTATCCTTTGTGACGTACGATAAATAGCCTTAGCGCAGGTTTAGCGCCTGGGACGCCTGGCTGTATAACGCGATCGCCTATATACAACTGAAGTCCTTATGAAGGCTGCAATCTTGGAATGAACAgaacaaaatggaaacaaaCCTTCTCTATCCCCAACTCAAGGATTAAGCCGCCCGAAAGGCCAAAAAGCGACATTTTCTCATTGAtttcgggggaggggggaggaggggtCTTAATTTCTAGTTTATTTTGTTCAGGATTGTGGTTTCACTAATCGTCCGAATGACTCGTTCCAGTTGTCCCAAACATTTGAGTGGATCCTTAAAATCGAGACGATTACATGGAAGCCAAGCTTTCCATTGACCCAGTGGTAAACGGTTTAGAGTTTAAGGTTGAGTTTTAAATGCGCGGCCGGaggttttcatttatttattattggttaaagtaaaaaaaaaaaaccttggaaCAAATTAAACATCGCAATCATAAGAAAAAATCATAAGAAATTAGTGGTACTATATATTTGAATAACAGCACCTCCCCCAAGTCCCTAAAGTCAAGGACAAATTAAACGATTCATTTATTCATGTAAAGggaaatagcaaagaaaaactAAAGTTTCGTTATTACGGTTCGTTTATTTAATAAGGTGAAATGTGAGTGTTAAAATTCGTACGTATATATATGTGAGATTCCATTCCAAAAAAATagcattaaaattaatatataaGTATGTACTTCTCAAGTATGCGTACTTTCTCAAAGAACCTGAACTCAAGTGAAAcggcgagtggtttcactgcaaagttttaaacattttatggCGTCATTTGTATGGTCTTTAAGAGTGTAGACGattggaaaattgtggtcgatttgtattttacaataacatttatttttagtttactGCGAATAAAACAACCGGCACTGCGTCACATGTTtcgtcatttccatggtctctACTCTCATAGACcgtagctctcgaccaatcagcgcgtgAGGAtacgctcagttattgtaaaacattattttgatAAATATATCCCTTATATCATACATAAAAGTATATTTAAAGCGAATGTATAATCTGTCACTATTATACTGTAATCTGTTCCTATCTACAGGTATCCTATAATATCAGGACGCTAGAGGACGTTTGTTGACAAAAGATACTTTATCTCTTTTCAGGGGGTATATATAGTTCATTGATGTCGCTCAAAGCGAACTAATCGAGCAACAAATAAACCATATGCCCGCCAAAATCATTTTACTCCCCTATTTACTTGTTAAAAAGACTTTCTTATCACCGTCGTACCTAACAGCATTAGACTTGACCACAAAACACAGCCAAAGCAACCAACCAATCATAACTCGAAAGGAAAACTATGCAACCACATACTGAGAACGCTTGAGACCAAAAATTCCAGTGTCAATGGCGGGAAAACGAAAAACTCGCGCCACACGTGGGAAGACAATCCTTCTACTTGCTTCAAAACACGATGCACGATGTTTGCTTtcccaaacaaaaacaacaaacaacgcAACGGTTTATCAGAAAATCTTCTAACAAGTTCATGAAacttttgcattattttgtaattattaGTTATAGAAAAGTGTCACggtttctttc containing:
- the LOC140944550 gene encoding fatty acyl-CoA hydrolase precursor, medium chain-like; protein product: MALLALCAFLPLVSTVTVSTRYGKIEGFISRYPNISARFNSVNKFLGVPFASPPVGKLRLKPPQPPKEWKPRVRQAKEHGALCMQGKGLEFLTKLFAKNFSYSEDCLYLDIYTPNVTLNLPVMVWIHGGGYDSGTSVTFPGDILSLQGVVVVVIQYRLGAFGFFTTGDSEALGNFGMLDQVEALKWVKENIDNFGGDPGKVTLFGESAGGLSVSLHLLSPLSKDLFHGVIAESGVDLAPFAIQQLSIGVRNSKEVAEKVKCPSSDHKAMVGCLQEKKAADIQKASDAVNFRFIDQPKWAPVVDKHFLHDTPRNLRKKKDFKIAPMMITFNSDEAAGTLGLMAKLSFGLTESVDNGVSPTFFKTFLTKLASARIKEAKTADLITDALEFMYTPWPDSSNLYALRSQLVNVLSDLMFFAPSHEVAAIQSQVSPVYMFEFAHHSKVSFGSEWMGVVHANNIMYDFGVPLLPNSPFNYDAADRNVSLFIMALYANFAGTGDPTPQPVSGVTLGKFNSSHRTYLKVQVSPKMAASFYPRRMSFWNDYYPKLEQVKFDDEKKHSSGASVGVSLGLFVVVITVLINYPVL